From the Falsibacillus albus genome, one window contains:
- a CDS encoding flagellar biosynthetic protein FliO, which yields MSKWTKIVASFLIVFFVLHVEITTAHADGLNGEETVKDCIKQKNCQDGSAAPEKSGASDPSSKPFISAWDIIKMIFALLFVLALLYGLLKFINKRSRSYQHSRLIENLGGTPLGGNRSIQLVKVNNRILILGVGENIQLLKDIDNQDEFSEILNHFKDDTESQIQPVDFLSKLLNGKDKKKDAVQTPNSSFKKMLTDQLQDFKGGRKKIMNELEKKEQDPHE from the coding sequence TTGTCTAAATGGACAAAGATTGTTGCAAGTTTTCTAATCGTATTTTTCGTTCTGCATGTGGAGATCACAACTGCCCATGCAGACGGCCTTAATGGGGAAGAAACAGTAAAGGATTGTATCAAACAAAAGAACTGCCAGGATGGTTCAGCCGCCCCTGAAAAGAGCGGAGCTTCGGATCCATCCTCAAAGCCATTCATTAGTGCATGGGATATCATCAAGATGATATTTGCCTTGCTGTTTGTCTTGGCGCTCCTATATGGCCTGCTTAAATTCATTAACAAGAGAAGCCGATCTTATCAGCATTCAAGGCTAATTGAGAATCTTGGCGGTACACCGCTGGGAGGAAATCGTTCGATACAATTGGTCAAGGTGAACAATAGGATCCTCATTTTGGGAGTTGGCGAAAACATCCAATTGTTGAAAGACATCGATAATCAGGATGAATTCTCGGAAATACTGAACCATTTCAAGGATGACACTGAATCACAAATACAGCCTGTTGATTTTTTATCAAAGCTATTGAATGGAAAAGACAAAAAGAAGGATGCCGTCCAAACACCGAATTCATCGTTTAAAAAAATGCTTACAGATCAGCTTCAAGATTTCAAAGGCGGCAGGAAAAAAATCATGAATGAGCTGGAGAAAAAGGAGCAAGATCCACATGAATGA
- a CDS encoding response regulator, whose product MGKRILIVDDAAFMRMMIKDILSKNGFEVVAEAADGAQAVEKYKELKPDLVTMDITMPEMDGITALKEIKKLDGGAKIIMCSAMGQQAMVIDAIQAGAKDFIVKPFQADRVIEAIQKTLA is encoded by the coding sequence ATGGGAAAAAGAATTTTAATTGTAGATGATGCAGCATTCATGCGGATGATGATCAAAGATATTTTATCAAAAAACGGATTTGAGGTCGTGGCAGAGGCAGCTGATGGAGCACAGGCTGTGGAGAAATATAAAGAACTTAAGCCAGATCTCGTAACAATGGATATCACAATGCCTGAAATGGATGGTATTACGGCATTGAAGGAAATCAAAAAACTTGATGGAGGCGCGAAGATCATCATGTGCTCGGCAATGGGCCAGCAAGCCATGGTCATAGACGCCATTCAAGCAGGCGCAAAAGATTTCATCGTGAAACCATTCCAAGCAGACCGTGTTATCGAAGCCATTCAAAAAACACTCGCATAA
- the fliY gene encoding flagellar motor switch phosphatase FliY, producing the protein MMSDDMLSQDEIDALLRGTSEPEEETKDTSSDLIVEEYLSSMEQDALGEIGNISFGSSATALSTLLNQKVEITTPAVSIIDRNKLTEEFPHPYVAIEVEYTEGFSGTNLLVIKQSDASIIADLMLGGDGTNPEDHMGEIQLSAVQEAMNQMMGSAATSMSTVFSKKVDISPPTIDLLNVQQGEGTDAIPKQSLLVKISFRLKIGSLIDSSIMQLLQLEFAKDLVHELMNPAPAASPEEFSPPEAPIQEETPTAHAPEIHERQNEMAYAGAAVNHQQPTGPQHFGGYGGTQQANVQPAMFSNFDASPVQSHEPKNLDMLMDIPLHVTVELGRTNKSVKDILELTSGSIIELDKLAGEPVDILVNSRLIAKGEVVVIDENFGVRITDIVSQSDRIKKLK; encoded by the coding sequence ATGATGAGTGACGATATGCTTTCGCAAGATGAAATTGATGCACTCCTTCGCGGAACTTCAGAGCCTGAAGAAGAGACAAAGGATACCAGCTCAGATCTAATTGTAGAAGAATACTTATCATCGATGGAACAGGATGCACTCGGTGAAATTGGAAACATTTCATTTGGGAGCTCTGCAACTGCACTATCAACTTTGTTGAATCAAAAGGTTGAGATCACAACACCTGCAGTATCCATTATTGACCGAAATAAATTAACAGAGGAATTTCCGCATCCATACGTAGCTATTGAAGTGGAATACACAGAAGGCTTTTCGGGTACGAACCTTTTGGTCATCAAGCAATCGGACGCATCGATCATCGCAGATTTGATGCTCGGAGGTGATGGGACGAATCCGGAGGACCACATGGGAGAGATCCAGCTCAGCGCGGTCCAGGAAGCGATGAATCAAATGATGGGATCTGCTGCTACATCGATGTCAACGGTGTTCAGCAAGAAAGTGGATATCTCACCACCGACGATTGATTTGTTAAATGTCCAACAAGGCGAAGGAACGGATGCCATTCCGAAACAGTCGCTTCTAGTAAAAATATCCTTCAGACTGAAAATCGGAAGTTTAATCGATTCCAGCATCATGCAGCTGCTTCAGCTGGAGTTCGCCAAGGATCTTGTTCATGAGTTGATGAATCCAGCTCCTGCTGCATCACCTGAAGAATTTTCTCCACCTGAGGCTCCGATTCAGGAGGAAACACCAACCGCCCATGCGCCTGAAATCCATGAGCGGCAAAATGAAATGGCCTATGCAGGTGCAGCTGTCAACCATCAGCAGCCTACTGGACCACAGCATTTTGGAGGATATGGAGGGACGCAGCAAGCGAATGTCCAGCCGGCGATGTTTTCAAATTTTGATGCTTCACCGGTGCAAAGCCATGAACCGAAGAATCTGGACATGCTGATGGATATTCCATTGCATGTAACCGTAGAACTCGGTAGGACGAACAAGTCGGTCAAGGACATTTTGGAGCTTACATCAGGCTCTATCATTGAGCTTGACAAGCTGGCAGGTGAACCGGTCGACATTCTCGTGAACAGTCGTTTGATTGCGAAAGGGGAAGTCGTGGTCATTGATGAGAATTTTGGGGTGCGGATAACGGATATCGTCAGTCAATCTGACAGAATAAAAAAATTAAAGTAA
- the fliM gene encoding flagellar motor switch protein FliM, with the protein MAGEVLSQNEIDALLSALSTGEMNADDLKKEEEERKVKVYDFKRALRFSKDQIRSLTRIHENFARLLTTMFSAQLRNFVQISVATADQIPYEEFIRSIPKMTILNVFEVPPLDGRILMEVNPNIAYAMIDRVMGGKGSSVNKVDNLTEIETKIMTNLFEKAFENYRDAWGNVTDIEPVLSEFEVNPQFLQMVSPNETVVVISMNTTVGETSGMINICIPHVVLEPIIPKLSVHYWMQNQKKDREPEEFNRLEERIKHAEVPLIAHLGDSQITIEDFLMLDIDDVIELKQKIDDPLIIKVGESPKFIAQPGKLNKKLAVQILDTLKGGVEDDE; encoded by the coding sequence ATGGCGGGGGAAGTCTTATCACAGAATGAAATCGATGCATTGCTGTCAGCGTTGTCGACAGGGGAGATGAATGCGGACGATTTAAAGAAAGAGGAAGAAGAGCGTAAAGTAAAAGTTTACGATTTTAAGAGGGCGCTTCGTTTTTCAAAAGATCAGATCAGAAGTTTGACAAGGATCCATGAAAACTTCGCGAGGCTGCTGACAACCATGTTCTCGGCTCAACTAAGAAACTTTGTGCAAATTTCGGTGGCGACGGCAGACCAAATCCCATATGAAGAATTCATTCGTTCCATTCCGAAAATGACGATCTTAAATGTTTTCGAAGTTCCGCCGCTGGATGGTCGAATCTTGATGGAAGTCAACCCGAACATCGCATACGCAATGATAGACCGTGTGATGGGAGGAAAAGGATCCAGCGTCAACAAAGTCGATAATTTAACTGAAATCGAAACGAAAATCATGACTAATTTATTTGAAAAAGCTTTTGAAAATTACAGGGATGCCTGGGGGAATGTCACTGATATTGAACCGGTTCTATCGGAATTTGAAGTGAATCCACAATTTCTACAAATGGTATCCCCTAATGAAACAGTCGTTGTGATTTCGATGAATACGACCGTTGGAGAGACAAGCGGCATGATTAATATCTGTATCCCGCATGTCGTTCTTGAGCCGATCATACCAAAGCTATCTGTTCATTACTGGATGCAAAACCAAAAGAAAGACCGTGAACCAGAGGAATTCAATAGATTGGAAGAAAGAATCAAGCATGCAGAAGTCCCCTTGATCGCACATTTGGGAGATTCTCAGATTACCATCGAAGATTTTCTGATGCTCGATATCGATGATGTGATCGAGCTGAAGCAAAAAATAGATGATCCGCTCATCATAAAGGTCGGGGAGAGCCCCAAATTCATTGCACAGCCTGGTAAGTTGAACAAAAAATTAGCCGTACAGATATTAGATACCTTGAAGGGGGGAGTTGAAGATGATGAGTGA
- the fliL gene encoding flagellar basal body-associated protein FliL: MKNKPLSIMLIILVSITLVGAIAVVVIMKTANDDPNKKPSIDDIIAMSVDIPEITTNLKDDQYVKLSLKAQTDSKDAKDELEKRDFQVKNILIEELSEMSAKDLDGKKGKEKLEEVIKSRTNALMQDGKVDKVYITSYIIQ; the protein is encoded by the coding sequence ATGAAGAATAAACCACTCTCAATTATGTTGATAATACTTGTTTCCATCACATTAGTAGGAGCGATCGCTGTTGTCGTGATCATGAAGACGGCGAATGATGATCCAAACAAAAAGCCTTCCATCGACGACATAATTGCCATGTCTGTCGATATTCCAGAAATCACAACAAATCTGAAAGATGATCAATATGTAAAACTTTCACTGAAGGCCCAGACTGATAGTAAAGATGCTAAGGATGAACTGGAGAAGCGGGATTTTCAAGTGAAAAATATTTTAATAGAAGAACTTTCTGAAATGAGTGCAAAAGATTTGGATGGAAAAAAAGGAAAAGAAAAGCTAGAAGAAGTAATAAAATCGAGGACAAATGCCTTGATGCAGGATGGAAAAGTGGATAAGGTCTATATCACCTCCTATATCATCCAATGA
- a CDS encoding flagellar FlbD family protein produces MIKVSRLNGKSFMLNALYIETVEAFPDTTITLTNGKKFVVKESVEQVREFILQFYQSINLLGKFDLEGKQDEE; encoded by the coding sequence GTGATTAAGGTATCCAGGCTAAACGGAAAATCATTTATGTTGAATGCACTTTATATAGAAACAGTCGAAGCTTTTCCTGACACGACAATTACGCTGACAAATGGGAAGAAATTCGTTGTGAAAGAATCGGTGGAACAGGTGAGAGAGTTCATCCTCCAGTTTTACCAGTCGATTAATCTCCTGGGGAAATTTGATTTGGAGGGAAAACAGGATGAAGAATAA
- a CDS encoding flagellar hook protein FlgE translates to MLRSMYSGISGMKNFQTKLDVIGNNIANVNTYGFKKGRVTFKDTMNQTISGASAAQNNRGGKNPMQVGLGGTLATVDTITTQASLQTTGRPLDLAINGDGYFVVKQGNANFYTRAGNFYLDDNGTLVNADGLKVQQYSKGVLKDIKVNVNAALPAVSTTKVDIEGTLPKLPNSTFTSDTAGAVQQIKVVDTKGEEHTLDVQFKPSGSNWTITVTNNEGTAPVSKDYTVTYDAANEKYTTSDTINLASDLGMTDGKDGVAFDFSNLTEGSTDSIAALVNPDGNLEGSLESFNIGAGGEINGVYSNGLVKTLGVLALAKFSNPSGLSKTGNNTFQESINSGTANINVPGEGRGSIASGSLEMSNVDLSEEFTEMIVAQRGFQANTRIITTSDEILQELVNLKR, encoded by the coding sequence ATGCTTCGATCAATGTACTCTGGAATCAGTGGAATGAAAAACTTTCAAACGAAGCTTGACGTAATCGGGAACAACATTGCCAATGTAAATACGTATGGCTTCAAAAAAGGTCGTGTGACATTCAAAGATACGATGAATCAAACGATATCAGGTGCGAGTGCGGCTCAAAACAACCGTGGAGGGAAAAATCCAATGCAGGTTGGATTAGGCGGGACGCTTGCAACGGTCGATACAATCACGACACAAGCCAGTTTGCAGACGACCGGCCGCCCGCTCGACTTGGCGATCAACGGTGATGGCTACTTTGTCGTCAAGCAAGGCAACGCAAATTTTTATACAAGGGCTGGGAACTTTTATCTTGATGATAACGGAACGCTTGTCAATGCGGATGGATTAAAGGTGCAGCAATATAGTAAAGGTGTGTTAAAGGATATTAAAGTGAATGTAAACGCAGCATTGCCGGCAGTATCCACAACGAAGGTGGATATTGAAGGAACCCTGCCTAAACTGCCAAATTCCACATTTACATCCGATACTGCTGGCGCAGTCCAACAAATCAAAGTCGTAGACACAAAAGGAGAAGAGCACACCCTTGATGTCCAATTCAAACCTTCCGGATCTAATTGGACAATTACGGTTACGAACAATGAGGGGACAGCTCCAGTTTCCAAGGATTACACTGTAACCTATGATGCTGCGAATGAAAAATATACGACATCAGATACCATCAATTTGGCATCAGATTTGGGAATGACAGATGGCAAAGATGGCGTGGCCTTTGATTTTAGTAATTTAACAGAAGGAAGCACTGATTCCATTGCAGCACTCGTAAACCCTGACGGGAACCTGGAAGGTTCATTGGAAAGCTTCAATATTGGTGCTGGCGGTGAAATCAACGGTGTTTACTCCAATGGACTTGTTAAAACACTTGGTGTGTTGGCACTCGCGAAATTCAGCAATCCTTCTGGACTTTCCAAGACAGGAAATAATACGTTCCAGGAATCAATCAACTCCGGAACTGCCAATATTAACGTCCCTGGTGAGGGAAGAGGCAGCATTGCTTCTGGTTCATTGGAAATGTCCAACGTCGACCTTTCGGAGGAATTTACCGAGATGATCGTGGCACAGCGTGGTTTCCAGGCTAATACACGCATCATCACGACTTCGGATGAAATCCTTCAGGAGCTTGTAAACTTAAAACGCTAG
- a CDS encoding TIGR02530 family flagellar biosynthesis protein, with amino-acid sequence MDRNYIHHAPSQPVASHIHTPKQLHKSVQSGLFQQQLQKAIASNESQLSISKHASQRLKMRGIELAANQWKQITYKVQEAREKGVTDSLVILPNAALIVSAKNRTVITAMSRQEAQSQIFTNINGTILIDE; translated from the coding sequence ATGGATCGAAATTATATTCATCATGCTCCATCACAGCCCGTTGCGTCGCATATTCATACACCAAAGCAACTCCATAAGAGTGTTCAAAGCGGACTATTCCAGCAGCAACTCCAAAAAGCCATTGCATCAAACGAATCCCAATTGTCCATCAGCAAACATGCAAGTCAAAGGCTGAAAATGAGAGGGATTGAATTGGCTGCGAATCAGTGGAAGCAGATCACTTATAAAGTGCAGGAAGCAAGGGAAAAAGGAGTAACAGACTCGCTCGTTATATTACCGAACGCCGCATTGATCGTCAGCGCAAAAAATCGGACGGTCATTACAGCAATGAGCAGGCAGGAAGCACAATCTCAAATTTTCACGAATATCAATGGAACGATTTTAATAGACGAATAG